The Radiobacillus deserti genomic interval CTTTTGGTCCAGAAGTTTCCATAATCAAACCATTTTCAAAGGCCTTCGCCGCAACTTTGTTTGATAGACCATCTACTTCTGAGCTGATCCCAACCATAAATCCTCTACCTTTAACTTCTCCTTTGAGCTCAGGGTAATCCTTCACAATTTTAGATAGAAAATCATAGATTATCGTAGATTTTTCTTGAATCTCATTTTCGAAGGATTCATTTTCCCAGTAAGTTAGAGCGGCAGTTGCCGTTACAAAGGCGTGGTTGTTTCCACGGAATGTACCATTGTGTTCGCCAGGCTCCCAAATATCTAAATCTGGTCGGAATAACGTAACAGCGAATGGTAACCCGTATCCGCTTAATGATTTGGATAGGCAAACGATATCTGGTTTGATCCCTGCTTTTTCAAAACTAAAGAATGTGCCAGTACGACCGACACCTGCTTGCACATCATCGACGATAAGTAAGATACCCCAGCGGTTACATATTTCTTCAATTCGTTTTAACCATTCGAAGCGAGCAGCGTTAATTCCACCTTCACCTTGAACTGTTTCTAGAATCATGGCTGCAGGAATTTCTACACCACTTCCATTGTCTTCTAGGAATCTTTCTAAATAGTCTAATGTATCAAGCTCATCGTTAACGAAATTATCGTATGGCATGGTTACCACGTTTTGTAATGGAATTCCAGCACCTTTACGTTTAAAAGCATTTCCTGTCACAGACAGGGAACCAATTGTCATACCATGAAAACCATTTGTAAAGCTAATAACATCTGTACGGCCAGTAACCTTTCTAGCAAGCTTAAGTGCGCTTTCTACTGTATTTGTACCGGTCGGTCCTGGAAACATGATTTTATAATCAAGATTACGAGGTTTTAGGATAACGTCATTAAATTTCTTTATAAAATCAGCTTTAGCGGTTGTAGCCATATCTAGCGAATGGGTGATTCCATCTTCTGAAATATATTCAATTAATTTCTTTTTCATAGTTGGATCGTTGTGACCATAATTTAGTGCACCTGCACCTGAGAAGAAATCAATGTATTCATTTCCTTCTTTATCCCACATTTTGTAGCCTTTTGCTTTTGTGAAAATGGTAGGGAAGCTACGGCAGTAACTGCGCACCTCGGATTCCAATTGTTCAAATATACCTAATTCGTTTTGAGTCAACGTTGATATCCTCCTTAAGAAACATTATAGGTTTAATACCCGTGGGTTTTATTAATAAACCTACTTAATCTTTGCTTTTTATCAAAATTACCGTTGTCATTTATTCTTCTTTTGGTCTCAACGGACCAACTCTAAAACTTAACTCTGCTTCATGTTCATCTCCAGGAAATAAATCCTGTGCAAAACATTCCGTGACCGTGCATTTTGTGTCATGGTCTCTGGCGAGTCGTTTAAAAAGGGATTGGGATGCTTTATTAGATGGAGTAACAGTTGCTTCCACAAAGCGAACATCTTTACATGCTCTTCTGTTAACTAGTGCATTTAAGAGCTTGGATGCAATTCCTTTTCCACGTTGGGATGAATCTACACCAATCTGCCAAATAAATACTACATCTGATTGTTCAGGGGGGATAAATGCGGTTACGAATCCTACGAGTTTGTCATTTTCTTTTGCTACTACACATGTTTCTCGAAAGTACTTGCTCATCATGATATATTTGTAAGCTGAGTTTTGATCCAATGTTGATTGGTTCACTAGTTCCCACATCGCGGTTCCGTCTTTTGGTATCGGTTTTTCAAAAGTCACCGTGTCCATCGTGTCCATAACAGGGACAGTTGCCGTCTGATTACTAATTGTCAATTCCTCCTTAGAGTTTAATCACCTTTTAATAATAGGATTAATCGTAAGCATGCGCAAATCAGTTAAAACGTGATAAGAGAGCATTAAGTGGACTGACTTAGCATTAAACGAGCTCAAATAGTCTAACCTAAAGAATCCTACCATTTTGTTGGAATTTCTTACCGATATACAAATACCGATCCCTCTAGAAATGAAACCGTAATCTTAAAGAAATGACTGTAGCATAAGGGTTAAAGGTGTTTTTGTATGAAGAAGCTAGAAGGAGATAGGAAGAGTAAAAAGAAGATGTAAAATATTTTGCGATTTATTTACAAAAAAAAACCGCCCACTTGGGGCGGTAAAAAATGGAATGAACTAGTTTAATAGAATATTAAACGTTTTGAGGTACTTGTAAGCCAAGACCTTCTGCTACACGAGTACCGTACTCTGGATCAGCTTTGTAAAAATGTGAAATTTGACGAAGCTTAATTTCGTCTTTTTCAACACCTTGTAAGCCACCTACAACAGCGTTAACAAGACGAGTACGCTCTTCTGGACTCATAAGACGATATAAATCACCAGCTTGTGTGTAGTGATCGTTATGATCGTAAGCTACGCTGTCTGCAAAACCAGAAACTTCAAATGGAGCGATTTTGTTTTCAGGAGTTTCAACCGGTCCATTGTAGCTATTAGGTTCATAGTTTGGAGCACCGCCGCCATTACCATCAAAGCGCAATTGACCATCACGTTGATAGTTATGAACTGGTGCTTTAGAAGCATTGATTGGCAATGCGTTATGGTTAGCACCGACGCGATAACGGTGTGCATCAGAGTATGCAAATAAACGACCTTGTAGCATTTTATCCGGAGAAGCTTCAATACCTGGTACAAAGTTACCAGGTGAGAAAGTAGCTTGTTCTACTTCAGCGAAGTAGTTCTCTGGATTTTTGTTAAGTGTCATTTTACCAACTTCAACAAGTGGATAGTCTTTGTGAGACCATACTTTTGTAACATCGAATGGATCGAAACGATAGCTATTTGCATCCTCTAAAGGCATGATTTGAACATAAAGCGTCCAAGATGGGAAGTCACCATCTTCAATAGCGTTGTAAAGATCTTCAATATGGTAATCTGGATTTTCACCTGCTAGTTTTCCAGCTAATGCTTCATCCATGTTTTTAACACCTTGATCAGAGATGAAGTGGTATTTTACCCATACACCTTCACCTTGCTCATTTACCCACTTGAATGTGTGGCTTCCATATCCGTTCATATGACGAAGAGTTGCTGGTAAACCACGGTCTCCGTGTAAATAAGTTACTTGGTGTAAAGATTCTGGAGAGTGAGACCAGAAATCCCATACCATGTTAGGATCTTTTAAGTGTGTGCGTGGGTTACGTTTTTGAGTGTGGATAAAGTCAGGGAACTTAATCGCATCACGAATAAAGAAGATAGGTGTGTTATTACCTACTAAATCGTAGTTTCCTTCATCTGTGTAGAATTTCACTGCAAATCCACGAGGGTCACGCACTGTATCCGCTGAACCAAGCTCTCCTGCTACAGTAGAGAAACGGATAAACATAGGCGTCTTTTTACCAACTTCAGATAAAAAGTTTGCTTTTGTGTATTTGGATAAGTCGTTTGTCACTTCGAAAACACCGTGTGCACCTGCACCTTTAGCGTGAACTACACGTTCAGGTACTCTTTCACGGTTGAAATGAGCAAGCTTTTCTAATAGATGTACGTCTTGAATTAATGTTGGACCACGATGGCCTGCTGTGATGGAGTTTTGATTATCTCCAACGGGAGCGCCAGTGCTAGTCGTTAAGTATTTTTTGTCCGTACTCAATGGTTTAACACCTCTCCTTTTAATGATTTAGTAACATGTACAATTATAATATAAATCTATTAAAAATCAATATTTATTTATAATAATTTTAATTAAAGGGTGGGTACCGAGAGTTTCATGTGGTGAAAACAAACGATAAGGGATGGACTTACCTTGAGAGGGGAAGACAGTTATTGAACTATTTATCATCTTAACATGTTTACAAGATATTGATAAATATAAACACTTTATTTAACAAAAAGAACATAAAAATAGAGACAGTCTATAAAGGAAACTGTCTCTGAGAGAAAACACTCTAAAGGGGTTCAAAGTTTTGTTAATTGGGGGTAAACAAAAGCAATCAATTGATCCTCAAAGTGTTTTCAAGTATCTAGTACATGTAAAGATGGAAGTGAACTATACATGTATTATAAATGATATTGATAATCATTTTCAATAGGAAAGTGAAATTTTTTTCGCAATTACATCAGATTGGGAATTTTGTCCTATCAATTACTACTGTTAAATGATAAATGGTGCTTCTGTCGGGCTTCCGCCATTCAATTTAGGATGCATACCGTTTATAATCAAGGGTATGCCAGCCAAGAAGGAGACGAATGTATGCTACGTATGATTGATCATTATTTGGAAAAAATGATGGCGCTTATTGCGCCGCTAAGTGTCCTAATTGGAGTAATGCTAGAAACATGGCTCACTCCATTAGCAATACTGGTACCATGGATATTTGCTTTTATGACTTTTAATGGAAGCTTAGGTTCGTCCTTTGAGTCTTTGAAAAAGGCTATCCTTCATCCGGTGCCAATACTTCTTATTCTAAGTATCCTCCATATTATAATGCCTTTATGGGCTTGGGGGATTGGTACGCTTGTATTTCGTGGGGATTCACTCACAGTTACTGGATTAATTCTAGGAATGGTTATTCCTACCGGCATTACAAGTTTTATTTGGGTATCTATGAAACGGGGGCATACTGCACTTACATTATCCATTATTCTTATTGATACTATTCTTTCCCCGTTCGTTGTTCCTTTTGCCCTTTCTTTCTTTGTGGATGCATCTGTTGAAATGGATGTTTTAGGTATGATGAAAGGTTTGCTAGGCATGATTGTAATCCCATCAATTGTAGGGGTGGTCTTAAACCATTTGACAAAGGGACAATCGAAAGAGAGGTTGTCTCCAATCCTTGCACCGTTTTCTAAGCTAGGCTTAGCCGCAGTAATTATGATTAATAGTGCAGTAGTAGCACCATACCTTGTCCCGTTTCATACACATTTAGTAAAGGTTGGGGCTACAGTGTTCTTTATTGCATTCACAGGGTATTTGCTTTCTTGGCTTTTCGGTCGTTTGTTAAAGCAGGATGAAGACGTGATCATAGCCTTGACATTTACAGGTGGGATGCGAAAATATAAGTGCGGGTGCAGTCATTGCAGTTGCCTATTTTCCTTATGCTGTAGCAGTTCCAGTTGTTATAGGTATGTTGTTTCAACAAATACTTGCCTCTATATATGGGTACTTTATAGAAAATAAATTACGTGTACATTCTACTGTAGAATCATTAGAAGAAAAATAATAAAACCTCCATTATTAGGATTGACTCTTACGTTGCGTCATAGTTTAAGATGAAATCGAGGTGGTTGATCATGTATCGAATCAAAGAGGTTGCGAAGATGGCGGGGATTAGTGTCAGGACGCTGCACTACTATGACCGCATTGGGCTTTTAAGGCCTGAAGAAGTGAAGGAGAACGGATATCGTTACTATTCAGACGAAGATTGTGCACGTCTTCAACAAATTCTCTTTTTTAAAGAGTTAGGGTTTTCGTTAAAGAATATTCAAGCAACCATTGACCGGCCAGATTTCGATCGAAGAAAAGCGTTGATGAACCACCAAAAGCTTTTAGAAGAAAAAAAGCAGCGGCTTGAGAAAATACTGCAGTCTGTTGAGAAGACAATTGAGTCGTTAGATGGAGGTAAACAAATGAGTATAGAAGAAATGTTTGAACCATTTGATATGAAAAAGATAGAAGAGCATCAAAAGAAATATGAACAAGAATCAAAGGAGCTCTATGGTCACACGGATGCTTACAAAGAGTCGGCAAGAAGAGTGAAGCAATATACAGAAGAGGATTGGCGTCGAATTAAAGAACAGAATGATGAAATTTATGGAGGGTTGATTCGATTGATAAATCACGATCCAAGAGATGTGGAAGTTCAGTCGTTAATTGGCCGTTATAGACAATCGATTACAGATTATTTTTATGAGTGTACGCCGGAGATTTTCCGTGGATTAGGAGGATTATATATTTCCGATGAGCGCTTTAGAAAGAATATTGATCAATATCAGCATGGCCTTGCTGCCTTTATGAGTAAAGCGATAGAGGTTTACTGTGATCAGCTCGAATCAAAGTAAACAAAGACCCGTCTCACATCTGAGACGGGTCTTTTGATAGTGTCCATTAAAGTCTATGATTCTTGTTTAATAAATCCATAAGAGAGTGAAAGATTTCGATTCCTTGATAAGCCATTAACCAAATGGCTGAGAAAGAAAATAATCCAATCATAATCATCCGTACGATTGCGAGCATCGCATTTCCTCCTTTCGACGAAATGACATGAAAACGGAAATAACGATGATTTAAATTAAGTAGGATGATTGATAGTAAATAGGTGTTAAAAACCTATGCCGGTTCAATACAATAGGTTTCATAACCACCGCAAATACAAGAATTACTGTTCCCATTAATGAAAAGGGTATGCCAAAAATGGCTTTTCCCTTTTGGTCTAGATGTACATCTAGATGCCAATCCATGACCTCTGCATGGTCAATCCCTTCTGTGGTGACAGCTACTAGATTGTTGGACGGATTCCAATAGGTCATATGAGTAGGGAGGTTTATGAGAAAGGCTAGGAAAAAAATGACTGGGATAAGCTTTTTCATAATCAAGTTCTTTTCCTCCTTCGGCCTTTGCTTTCACATATGATAATACATCTAAAATGCTGTGTAAATCATTATTCATCGATGGAAATCTACATATTATAACAGTAACCGTTTACGAAAAGCGTGAAACCAAGAGAAGTCTAAAAGGTAAATTTTTTCTATCAAATTATCTCCTCCCGAATAAGCTAATCAAGAAGGGGGAGATTATGTGAGTTGGTTTTTGTTTATTTTGCTTGGCCTAGCTAGTTTCCGTTTCACGCATCTTATCGTTTACGACAAGATTACAAAATGGATTCGTGAACCTTTTATACAAGAGGAGGAAGTAGAACTGGAAGATGGAACGATAGAAATAACGATTTCTACAAAGGGAACAGGTATCAGAAAATTCATGGGTGAGTTGCTAAGTTGTCACTGGTGCACTGGGATATGGTCTGCAGCGATCTTGTATAGCTTGTACGTCTTTTTACCAGCCATCGCTTTTCCGTTAATTGTTATCTTAGCAATCGCTGGTTTGGCGGCGATTATAGAAACCCTGTTGGGGTGAAACTAGATAGAAGCGTACTGATTCCCGGACAATGTATTAAATAAATAACTCCCCGTTATGGGGAGTTCTATTTTAATTATCTTTCTTTTTTTCCGCACCCACAACCGGATCCTTTGCGTTTAACGACACGTTTATTTTTGAGACGTTTTCTTTTAGCTACTATACTCAAAACGTTCACCTCTTTCAAAAAGAAAATCTTCAGTATTAGCATATGTAAGTTTGCTGAACGGGGAAGGGCTGTTATCCCCTTAATTGTAAGTCTGTTCCATAGCTTCCTTGTTTTTATCATGATAAGATATAGATAGTCATACAGCGTGATAAAAGGGGAATGAAATTGAAAAAGACTCGCAGAACTGGAATAAAACTTTTGCTTGGGTTTGCTGTAATGCTGTTTGGCTTATATGCCATAGCTTCCCTTGTTGCAAACCATGAACAAGGAGCACCTGAATCACCTTATTCATTGTCTGAACAAGTATTGGCCTATGAATCAAAAATTGAATCAGAGTTAAAGAAAGCTCAGCTGGAAGATTATACAGCTGTTGTATTGGCATTGATGATGCAAGAGAGTGGTGGCCGTGGACAAGACCCAATGCAAGCCTCCGAGAGTTATTGTGGAGAAGTTGGCTGTATAAAGGATTCGAACCTTTCCATCGAAAAGGGAGTCGAGTATTTTAAGCGGGTCCTTACGAAAGCAGACTATGACGTGAAATTAGCATTACAGTCTTATAATTTTGGACTTGGGTTTATTGAATTTGTTCAACAAAATGGCGGTGCATATACGCAGGAGTTAGCGATTCAATTCTCACAGGAGAAATATAAAGAACTTTCTCATACAGGGAAATACAGCTGTATTCGAGAGGAAGCGGAACAATACAAAGCTTGTTATGGGGATATCCTCTATGTAGATGCAGTTCTACAGTATTATGAAGAGGCATTGAAACACACAGAGGAAACAAAAGTAGTAGCGTTCCAATCAAGCTAATGCTCACTGCACAAGGTAGTGAGCTTTTCTATTTGACTTATAACTATGAAGAAAGAAGGAACGACATGACACAACAACGAGAGCCAATTTGGACAAAAAGCTTTATTAGTGTATCGATGACGCATTTCATTGTTTTCGTTGCGTTTTATACGTTGATCACAACTTTACCAATTTATGTGGTGAGTGACTTGGGGAAATCGGAAGCGGAGGGTGGTCTAATTGTTACCACGATATTAGTCGCTGCTATTCTTGTGCGACCGTTCTCGGGAAGATTACTTGATAGAATAGGGAAGAAAAAAGGATTATTTCTTTCTATGATTGCCTTTGCTCTGCTTATGTTTCTATACATATGGGTGGATCAATTTGTACCTTTGCTTGTTCTTAGATTTGTGCAAGGTTTATCGTTTGGTATTTTAACGACAGCAACAGGAGCGATTGCAGCAGATGTTATTCCAATTCAACGAAGAGGAGAAGGATTAGGTTATTTTGCTATGTCGATGAACATAGCAGTCGTAGTAGGTCCATTTATTGGGTTGACATTGTTACAATGGATAGACTTCCAATCCTTGTTTATCTACTTAAGCATATTTACTTTAATCGGTATCTGGTTTGCATCTATTGTTGATGTACCCCAGGATTTAGAGGAATCAAGTTCACATAAAAAAGGGTTTACCATCCATGACCTGTTTGAGTTGAAAGCTCTGCCAATTGCGGCTATAAGTAGTTTGGTTGCGCTATCCTATTCAAGTGTTATTTCCTTTGTTTCTGTTTATGCCAATTCACTAGGGTTAACAACGGCTTCTGGATATTTCTTCTTAGTCTTTGCAGTTATTATGATAGCTTCTAGGCCGTTTCTGGGAAGACTGTTTGATTCTAGAGGTCCTTCCTGGGTCATTTTACCTTGTTTAATTGTTTTTGCACTTGGATTATATATTACTAAGCTTCACAAATTCTGCAATTCTTACTGTTAGCTGCTGGGGTTATTGGTCTAGGGTATGGTTCTCTACTCCCCAGTTTTCAGACCATGGCGATTCAAGCAGCACATCCAAAAAGAAGTGGTCACGCAACAGCTACCTTTTATACTTTATATGATTCAGGCATTGCATTAGGTTCATTTTCTCTAGGACTAATTGTAACGCACTATGGCTATGAAAAACTCTATTTATCCTGTATCGGTATTTTATTCGTTATTATCGGGTTGTTCATGACCTATCAACGAAGGCAAAGAAAAGCAAAAAATCTACCGGATACGGCTGGTTAATCGTAAGAAAATTCTATAAAATAAAACAAGTAGTCTAGAAAGAGAGGGATAAAACATGGCGAAAAAAGTATATTTTAACCATGATGCAGGTGTAGATGACCTCGTATCATTATTCTTACTTACACAGATGAAAGAGATAGAAGTTACGGGGGTCTCAGTCATACCAGCAGATGGCTATCTAGAGCCTGGTATTTCAGCAAGTAGAAAAATAATTGATCGATTCAGTAGTTACTCTATTGAGGTTGCACCATCTAATTCTAGAGGAGCAAATCCCTTTCCAAAAGACTGGAGAATGCACACGTTTTACGTAGATGCGTTACCCATTTTAAATGAAAAGGGTAAGATGGATGCTCCATTGACTGAGGAGTATGCTCATATACATATGATTCATACGATTCGTAAGACGGAAGAGAAAACGACGTTGTTGTTTACTGGTCCATTAACTGATTTAGCACGTGCATTAGATGAGGCGCCAGATATTGAAGATAAAATTGAAAAATTAGTCTGGATGGGTGGAACATTCCAAGAAGTGGGAAATGTTCAGGAGCCAGAGCATGACGGAACGGCGGAGTGGAATGCTTTTTGGGATCCAGAAGCAGTTCAACGCGTTTGGGCAAGTGGTTTGGACATCGAAATGGTCGCTCTAGAAAGTACACAGCAAGTTCCTTTAACGCTTGATGTACGGAACCATTGGGCTTCTCTTCGTAAATTTGAAGGGGTAGACTTCTTAGGTCAATGCTACGCAGCGGTTCCACCACTTGTTCACGCAGAGACGAACTCGACTTATTTCTTATGGGATGTGTTAACAACAGCTTCTGTCGGTAAACCAGAGCTTGTTACTTCCAAGACAGTGAAAAGTACAGTGGTTACGGAAGCCCCGCAGCAAGGGAAGACAGCTTTATCTGATAATGGTAGAGAGGTTCGAGTTGTGTATAACGTGGAGGCGAAAGAGTTTTTTGATTATATTACCGGATTAGCACAACAGGTTAAGTAGGGGAGAGTGGACGATGAAACGAGTCATAATTGACACCGATACAGCTGGGGATGACACAATTGCGATTTTAACTGCCTTACACCACTTTCAAGTGGAAGGTATCATGATTACCGGAGGCAATGTACAGTTTGACCAACAAGTTGAAAATGCGCTTTATACAATAGAGGTAGCTGGTAAAAGTGGACAAGTTCCTGTGTATAAGGGGTTTGAGAAGCCGATTATGCAAACAGGGGAGATGGAACACCGAACGGTGGAAGATGTCCATGGAAGTGATGGGATGGGGAACAGCTTTTTTAATAAAGCGGTTCAACGTCCAGAAGAAGTCCATGCCATTGATTTTCTAATTGAAACGGTACATAACCATCCAGGTGAAATTCATTTGCTAGCGATAGCACCTCTAACCAATATTGCATTAGCTATCAAAAAGGATCCAACCATCGTTCCGGAAATTGCTCATTTATATATTATGGGAGGAACGAACAATGCCTTGGGGAATATCACGCCGGCAGCAGAATATAATTTCTTCGTTGACCCAGAAGCGGCGCGTATCGTCTTAAATGCTGGAATTCCTATTACTATGGTAGGGTGGGAAATGTGTACGAAATACTCCTTAATGTTCGATTCAGATCATGAAGAGATTGCAAGTCTTCATACAAAAGGAGCTGTGTTTTTCCAAGCTGTAAATAAGGTGGTCAAAGAATTTAATAAGACCGTACACCGTTTGGACGGTACGACCCATCCGGATACGCTACTAATGGCTATAGCAGCAGATGACTCTATTATGCTAGAATCTAATTTTTATTATGTAGACGTTGAGACAGCCGGGGAATTTACGCGTGGATACAGCATTGTAGATATCAATGGAAGGTTAGAGAAGCCAGCAAATGTAAGAGTTTGTGAAAAAGTAGATCGTAAAAAGTTTAAAGATACGTTGTTCAATGTGTTGTCTGCAATAAAATAACGAGCAGCATCGTTCCATATGAATAGGGGGATTAAGATGATTGACTTAAGAAGTGATACTGTAACCTTACCTTCAGATAAGATGCGGAAAGCCGCATATGAAGCTGAAGTCGGGGATGATGTGTATGGGGAAGACCCGTCTGTCAATCGTTTAGAAGAAAAAGCAGCGGAGATCCTCGGTAAAGAAGCTTCCTTGTTTGTAACGAGTGGGACACAAGGGAATCAAATTGCAGCTTTAACGCATTGCCGTCCAGGCCAAGAAATTATTTTAGAGGCTAATGCCCATATTTTCTTATATGAAGGGGCAGCAATCTCTGCATTCGCTGGTGTCCAACCACGTACTATTGAAGGGAATAGAGGTGCAATGGACCCAAGGGAAGTCGAGGCGAGTATCC includes:
- a CDS encoding DUF1360 domain-containing protein, whose translation is MSWFLFILLGLASFRFTHLIVYDKITKWIREPFIQEEEVELEDGTIEITISTKGTGIRKFMGELLSCHWCTGIWSAAILYSLYVFLPAIAFPLIVILAIAGLAAIIETLLG
- the ectB gene encoding diaminobutyrate--2-oxoglutarate transaminase, with the protein product MTQNELGIFEQLESEVRSYCRSFPTIFTKAKGYKMWDKEGNEYIDFFSGAGALNYGHNDPTMKKKLIEYISEDGITHSLDMATTAKADFIKKFNDVILKPRNLDYKIMFPGPTGTNTVESALKLARKVTGRTDVISFTNGFHGMTIGSLSVTGNAFKRKGAGIPLQNVVTMPYDNFVNDELDTLDYLERFLEDNGSGVEIPAAMILETVQGEGGINAARFEWLKRIEEICNRWGILLIVDDVQAGVGRTGTFFSFEKAGIKPDIVCLSKSLSGYGLPFAVTLFRPDLDIWEPGEHNGTFRGNNHAFVTATAALTYWENESFENEIQEKSTIIYDFLSKIVKDYPELKGEVKGRGFMVGISSEVDGLSNKVAAKAFENGLIMETSGPKDEVFKLFPPLNIDKDGLEKGLQIIEESVKELTKEPVAN
- a CDS encoding nucleoside hydrolase — its product is MKRVIIDTDTAGDDTIAILTALHHFQVEGIMITGGNVQFDQQVENALYTIEVAGKSGQVPVYKGFEKPIMQTGEMEHRTVEDVHGSDGMGNSFFNKAVQRPEEVHAIDFLIETVHNHPGEIHLLAIAPLTNIALAIKKDPTIVPEIAHLYIMGGTNNALGNITPAAEYNFFVDPEAARIVLNAGIPITMVGWEMCTKYSLMFDSDHEEIASLHTKGAVFFQAVNKVVKEFNKTVHRLDGTTHPDTLLMAIAADDSIMLESNFYYVDVETAGEFTRGYSIVDINGRLEKPANVRVCEKVDRKKFKDTLFNVLSAIK
- a CDS encoding nucleoside hydrolase; translation: MAKKVYFNHDAGVDDLVSLFLLTQMKEIEVTGVSVIPADGYLEPGISASRKIIDRFSSYSIEVAPSNSRGANPFPKDWRMHTFYVDALPILNEKGKMDAPLTEEYAHIHMIHTIRKTEEKTTLLFTGPLTDLARALDEAPDIEDKIEKLVWMGGTFQEVGNVQEPEHDGTAEWNAFWDPEAVQRVWASGLDIEMVALESTQQVPLTLDVRNHWASLRKFEGVDFLGQCYAAVPPLVHAETNSTYFLWDVLTTASVGKPELVTSKTVKSTVVTEAPQQGKTALSDNGREVRVVYNVEAKEFFDYITGLAQQVK
- a CDS encoding MerR family transcriptional regulator — translated: MYRIKEVAKMAGISVRTLHYYDRIGLLRPEEVKENGYRYYSDEDCARLQQILFFKELGFSLKNIQATIDRPDFDRRKALMNHQKLLEEKKQRLEKILQSVEKTIESLDGGKQMSIEEMFEPFDMKKIEEHQKKYEQESKELYGHTDAYKESARRVKQYTEEDWRRIKEQNDEIYGGLIRLINHDPRDVEVQSLIGRYRQSITDYFYECTPEIFRGLGGLYISDERFRKNIDQYQHGLAAFMSKAIEVYCDQLESK
- a CDS encoding MFS transporter, coding for MGLGYGSLLPSFQTMAIQAAHPKRSGHATATFYTLYDSGIALGSFSLGLIVTHYGYEKLYLSCIGILFVIIGLFMTYQRRQRKAKNLPDTAG
- the ectA gene encoding diaminobutyrate acetyltransferase; translated protein: MDTMDTVTFEKPIPKDGTAMWELVNQSTLDQNSAYKYIMMSKYFRETCVVAKENDKLVGFVTAFIPPEQSDVVFIWQIGVDSSQRGKGIASKLLNALVNRRACKDVRFVEATVTPSNKASQSLFKRLARDHDTKCTVTECFAQDLFPGDEHEAELSFRVGPLRPKEE
- a CDS encoding lysozyme family protein; this encodes MKLKKTRRTGIKLLLGFAVMLFGLYAIASLVANHEQGAPESPYSLSEQVLAYESKIESELKKAQLEDYTAVVLALMMQESGGRGQDPMQASESYCGEVGCIKDSNLSIEKGVEYFKRVLTKADYDVKLALQSYNFGLGFIEFVQQNGGAYTQELAIQFSQEKYKELSHTGKYSCIREEAEQYKACYGDILYVDAVLQYYEEALKHTEETKVVAFQSS
- a CDS encoding MFS transporter; this translates as MTQQREPIWTKSFISVSMTHFIVFVAFYTLITTLPIYVVSDLGKSEAEGGLIVTTILVAAILVRPFSGRLLDRIGKKKGLFLSMIAFALLMFLYIWVDQFVPLLVLRFVQGLSFGILTTATGAIAADVIPIQRRGEGLGYFAMSMNIAVVVGPFIGLTLLQWIDFQSLFIYLSIFTLIGIWFASIVDVPQDLEESSSHKKGFTIHDLFELKALPIAAISSLVALSYSSVISFVSVYANSLGLTTASGYFFLVFAVIMIASRPFLGRLFDSRGPSWVILPCLIVFALGLYITKLHKFCNSYC
- a CDS encoding catalase, with protein sequence MSTDKKYLTTSTGAPVGDNQNSITAGHRGPTLIQDVHLLEKLAHFNRERVPERVVHAKGAGAHGVFEVTNDLSKYTKANFLSEVGKKTPMFIRFSTVAGELGSADTVRDPRGFAVKFYTDEGNYDLVGNNTPIFFIRDAIKFPDFIHTQKRNPRTHLKDPNMVWDFWSHSPESLHQVTYLHGDRGLPATLRHMNGYGSHTFKWVNEQGEGVWVKYHFISDQGVKNMDEALAGKLAGENPDYHIEDLYNAIEDGDFPSWTLYVQIMPLEDANSYRFDPFDVTKVWSHKDYPLVEVGKMTLNKNPENYFAEVEQATFSPGNFVPGIEASPDKMLQGRLFAYSDAHRYRVGANHNALPINASKAPVHNYQRDGQLRFDGNGGGAPNYEPNSYNGPVETPENKIAPFEVSGFADSVAYDHNDHYTQAGDLYRLMSPEERTRLVNAVVGGLQGVEKDEIKLRQISHFYKADPEYGTRVAEGLGLQVPQNV